In Pseudoalteromonas tetraodonis, the genomic window CCTGAGAACTTACAACACCAATGGTTAGTAGAAATGCTACGCCGTTTTAATTTACGTTTTTCTATTTTTGATGAAGAACGCTGCGACGAAGCGTTTGCTGATTCACCTAATGTATTTGATACCGAGCAATTGGTGCTTACTAGCCTTGAGTTTTTAACCAAGAAAAAACGCTGGTTTGAACAAGCTACGTTGGCCGACTGGGATTTATTAGTAATCGATGAAGCGCATCATTTAAGCATTAATAACAATAAACCCAGTGCTGAATACCAACGTATGGCTGAGCTGAGCCAAGATATTCCAGGGCTAATTCTTCTTACCGCTACGCCAGACCAACTGGGTCATCGTAGTCATTTTGCTCGTTTACAACTGCTCGACCCAGATCGTTTTTACGACTATGACGTGTTTAAAGAAGAAGAAGCAAACTACAAAGACGTTGCCGAAGCTGCTAATCAGTTATTACAAGAACAAGCACTGGATGACAGCGCAAAGGGCACATTAATTGAGCTATTAAAAGAAACAGATATCACCGATATCCTTGAAAAAGCCCAACAAGGCGACCTTGCTGCACGCAAAGAAATACTCAATATGTTATTAGATCGCCATGGCACTGGACGCATATTATTTAGAAATAGCCGCAGTGGCATTGATGGCTACCCTAGCCGTAAATTACATGCCTACCCAATGGCATTACCTAAGCAATACAAAACAGCAATGACCGTACTGGGTAATATGAGTGGCATTCAAAATGCCGAACTCAGTGCGCAACGTGCACTTTTCCCTGAAAAAATATTTCAAGAATTTGAAGGTGAAAGCGCAAGTTGGGGATTATTTGACCCCCGTGTAGATTGGCTAATCGAAACGCTAAAAACACTCAAGCGTGAAAAAGTACTGCTTATTTGTGCTAAAGCCGAAACAGCAATTAGCTTGGAGCAAATATTACGTGAACGCGAAGCAATTAAAGCCTCTGTGTTCCACGAGGGCATGTCGATTATTGAACGTGATCGCGCTGCGGCATTCTTTGCCGATGAATACGATAACGCACAAATATTACTGTGTTCAGAAATTGGTTCAGAAGGTCGTAACTTCCAGTTCTCACATCACTTAGTGTTATTTGATTTACCACTCAACCCCGATTTACTTGAGCAACGTATTGGTCGATTAGACCGTATAGGGCAAACACAAGATGTGAACATTCACGTGCCTTACTTTGAAAACACAGCACAAGAAGTACTACTGCGTTGGTATAACGAAGGCTTAGATGCGTTTGAAAGCACATCAACCACTGGGCAGTTGCTGTATAAAGAGTTTAGCGAAGATTTACTTGAGTACATTGCAGCTCATAATTGTGATGAAGATGAGCTAGATCCACTCCTTGAGCAAGTAGCACAGAAAAATGCAGTATTACGCAAACAAATGGAAAGTGGTCGAGATCGCTTACTAGAGCTACATTCATCGGGACAAGGTGCTGCTGACTCACTTGTAGCTGACATTGAAAAGCTCGATAACCAGTTTGAACTGCCAAGCTACATGATCAACGTGTTCGACACCTTTGGTGTAAGCCAAGAAGATAAAGGTGAAAACACCATTATTTTAAAGCCCACTGAGCACATGTTAAACGCTTCGTTCCCATCGCTAAAAGACGATGGTATGACAGTAACCTTTGACCGCGATACCGCGCTTTCTCAGGAAGATGTGCACTTTATTAGTTGGGATCACCCTATGGTGCAAGGCACTATGGATATGATTTGTGATGATGATTTTGGTAGTTCATCGGTGGCGTTACTTAAAAACAAAAAGTTACCACCAGGCACCTTTTTTGTTGAGCTAATATTTGTTGCCGAAGCCATGGCACCAAAAGTCCTGCAAGTGGGTCGCTTTTTACCCCCTACGCCAATTCGTATTTTACTCGATAAGAGCAGTAATAACTTAGGTGAAAATGTTGGTTTTGATGGCTTTAATCAGCAACTATCTGCGGTAGGTCGTCAAACAGCAAGTAAATTAGCCGGTGCATTGCAAAGTGCGGTTCATCCAATGATCAATACCGCAAAAGACATGGCGCAACAAAAGCTGGATGTTATTCGTGCCGAGTCATTAGCAAAAATGCAAACATCGTTGAGCGAAGAGCAACAGCGATTAGTTGCACTGAAACAAATTAATCCAAACATTCGCCAAGAGGAAATTACCTTTTACGATAAACAACGCAATGAGCTCACCGCACATATTGAAAAAGCGCAGTTAAAACTCGATGCGATTCGTTTGATTGTGGTTTCGCACTAGAGAATCTAGCTGTCAGTCGTTAGTTAAAGATCAACTAGCGTGTGCATTGAAAAAAGCGCGATATTTATATCGCGCTTTTTACTTGAGCCTTTGCCCTCACTCCACTAAAATAGCGCACTTCAAAATCACTGAGGTCTGCCGTGTTAGTTAACTACAATCCCCCTATGAGCCCGTATTTAACTATACTGTTTCAAGATGATGATTTACTTATTGTAAATAAGCCTAGCGAATTACTCACCGTCCCAGGTAAAGACCCAAAACATGCCGATAGCTTAATAAATCGCGTCAACCGTGTTTTTCCTAGTGCTAAAATTGTTCACCGTTTAGATATGGCTACCTCAGGCATACTTTGCTTAGCAATGAACAAAGCCGCTCATCGGCATTTAAGTATGCAATTTCAAGAGCGCGAAACAGCAAAACGTTACATTGCACGAGTATACGGACAACTTGAAACTGAAACAGGCTCCGTTGACTTACCGCTTATTTGCGACTGGCCGAACCGTCCTAAGCAAATGGTTGATCATGACAATGGCAAACCTTCGCTCACTCATTTTAAAGTCCTTGAACGTGAAGCACAGGCAACCCGTGTAGAGCTTACTCCTATTACAGGGCGCTCACATCAGCTGCGCGTGCATATGCTAAGCTTAGGCCATCCTATTTTAGGCGATCGCCTCTACGCCCATAAAGACGCACTTGCTGCTGCTCCTCGGTTACAATTACATGCACAAATGCTACAACTCAAACACCCTGTAACGGAGCAAGTACTTACTTTTGAAGCTGAGAGCGAGTTTTAACACGGTTTAATCTTTTAGCTATTTACAGTAAATAGCTAAACTTTAAGAGCACTACGCCGATACATAAATAAGATTTAAATTAAAAGCTTATTATGTTTATTACGCAGATGTTTAAAGTCATTATTACTACTCTTGTGCTTGGCTGTACGTTAATCAGTTTTCAAGCGCTGAGTGCTGAGTATATCGCTCCTCCTCCCTTTTCAAAAAATATTGATGCGGATATCTCTCGCTTAGCCCAAAGTGATGAAGTAAAGCCTATTTTAGCTGGTGATACTGAGTTTTTAACTTTATACAGTGAATATATGAGTGCGAACTTTAGAGGTGTAGTCATACTCATTCCTGACTGGCAATCAACGCCAACAAACAATGCAGGCATGAACTTTTTACGTAAAGAACTGAATAACCACGGGTATACCTCTTATGCGATGACAGTGCCTGATATTGATTGGCAAGCAGCTCAAGATGATGCAGCAAAAACGACAAATGATTCCGTGGGCACAAATAATAAAACAGCCAACGCAAATACTAAGCCAAACACCAGTACACAAAAACAGCCCCATCATGCTGACTATGTTGAGCAAGTAAATACTGAGGTGGTAGACAATTACAAGTTAAAACTACTCGCTCGCTACGACGCTTTATATCAGAAGGCTGCGATTGAGTCTGAGAATATTGTTGTTATTGCACAAGGCACCAGTGCTGGGGTGTTATTGGAGCATTACGCTGAGTTTTCAGACTCAAAAATAAACGCCTTCATTAGTTTGAGCAGTTACCTTCCTAATACAAAACGCAATGCAAAGTTAAGCCAAATAACATCTTTGGTCACCCCTGCTTTGTTAGATATTTATTTTGCTACAGACAGTAATGATATTTTAATGAATCTTAAAAACCGCCAGCGTTGGGTTAATCGAAATGCAAAGTTTGATTATCGCCAGCGCCAGCTGTTTGGATTACGCGATGCGCCGCAGCAACATGCGCGGCTAAGCAAAGAAATAGACGGGTTTTTACGCCGCCTTTTTTAAATACTCGTATGCCGCTTGAATATCTTGGCTTTTTTTAACTGCCACTTCCATCATATGCTTAGGTAAACCTTGCGATACCAGTTTATCAGGGTGGTGCTGAGCCATGAGCTTACGGTAGGCTACTTTAATATCACGTTGCGACGCGTCTTTATTTAAACCTAATAAGGCCAATGCCTGCGAACGGTTCATATCATTACTTGGTGGTACATGATGTCCTGAACCTTCGCGGTAGCTGCTACTTTGACTTTGCTGCTGTTTAAAACGCTGTTGTTGCTGCCTAAAGTTAAACTCTGCTTGATAACGTTTTAATACAAAGGCAAAGTGTGCTTTAGACACACCTAGCTGCTTACTAACTTCTTGCAGTAATTGCTTTTCTTGTGCAGCAAGTACCCCGTCAGAAAACGCCATTTGAATTTGAATTTCTAAAAATAACTGCAGTAAATCATAACGTTTAGCAAAACGTTCTTTAAAATCATAAACCGTATCTTTGAGTGAAAAGTCGCTATCTTTACCTGATTGAAATGCCTGCTGCGCTTCACGGCGCTCTTCGCCTTTTAAGCCCATTTCATCCATAAACAGCGTCGCTGCTTTAATGTGGGTTTCGCTAACACGGCCATTCGACTTGGCAATATGCCCCATTACCGCAAAGCAACTCGAAAAAAACAACGCTTGGCGTTCGTTAACATCATCGCCTTTAAAAAGGTTAGAAAAGCCGCCAGCTTTATCAAAGTCTTTTTTTAAGCTTTTATCAAACATATGGCCTAGGTATAAGCCTAAAATGGCACCAAATATTTTGCCAAACATAAAACCAAAACAGAAACCGAGAATTTTTCCCCACATTTTAAAACTTACCTCTAGTCTTTTATATTTAGCTTATGGTGCTAATTGTTGGTTAAGAGCCGATAAACGCTCTGGTGTGCCTATATCGTCCCATTGGCCAATATAGAGTTCAGTGGAGACTAAATGTTCATTTAATTTTTCACGTAGCAAAGGGCCTAATGGCCGAATGCCTGGGGCTAGCCCCTCAAAAAAGTCAGCTTGATAACGCCCTATCCCTGAAAAGGTATACCGCTGGCTATTTGTCGGTAAGTAGCTCAGTGCAAAATCGCCATCAGGATTATGCGCAGGGTTTTCAACCAATACAATGTGCGCCTCTTTAGGCTGTAAATGTAGCTGCATTAATGCACTGACATCGTAGTCGCTGTAAACATCCCCATTAATCACAATAAATGACTCACCGAGTAAAGGAAGCGCTTGAATAATACCCCCTGCAGTTTCAAGCCCGCCAGTCACCTCTTGGCTGTAGGTTATGGTTACCCCCCATGCACTGCCATCTGCAAAATAGGCTTTTATTTTATCTCCTTGCCACGCAAGGTTAATCACAATTTGGCTAATGCCAGCCGCTTTTAAGCGCATAATATGATGTTCAATAAGTGGCTTACCTGCCACACATAACATAGGTTTTGGCAGCTGTGCGGTGAGCGGCATCATACGTTTACCGCGTCCAGCAGCTAAAATCATGGCCTTCATAGTTGCTCTCCTTTTAACCGCAGCTGTACTTTTGGTATCACGTAATTTTTTATCCAATCTGATAAGTCGCAAAGCTCCGGATATTGTGCCGCTACCTCTATTACGTATTCAAGCGTAGGAAGTATATTCGCTAAGTAACCTTTTTTGCCATCACGTAGGTACAAGCGACAAAAAATCCCCGCCGCTTTTAAATGGCGCTGCAAGCCGGTTAAATCAAACCAATATTTAAATTCTGCAAATGATTCATGAGTTATTAAACCTTGGCGTTTAAATTCGTCGTAACCAAACTCAAGTAAGTGAGCAAGCTCGTCTTTAGGCAATTTAAAGTAGCAGTCTCTTAAAAGTGAGACTAAGTCGTAACATAATGGGCCTTGTACCGCGTCTTGATAATCAATAATCGCCCATTGCTGCTCGCAGCGCATAATATTACGACTGTGATAATCCCGGTGCATTGTGACTGTGGGTTGCTCAAGCAGTGTATTTATTAGCAGCGCTGTGCTTGTTTGCCAAGTCTGTTGCTGCTCAGCGCTGAGCTCTGCGCTAATAAAATCATTAACCAGCCAATTTTTAAAAATATCCAGTTCAAGTGCAATAAAATCAAGGTCATACGGATTCATTGACGGCGCGGCTGGAGTTTTTGCCCACTTGGCACTTAAACTGATCAGTTGCTGGTAATACTCGCTGCGATTGGCATCATCAAGTAAGTCGGCTAAATGGGTGCTACCTAAATCACTTAGAATAAAAAAACCTTGCTGCTCGTCACTATGAATAATGGATGGTAATAAAAAACCCTGCTCAGAAAACACCTTATTTAATGCAATATAGGGGACGTTGTTAACTTTTTTTGGATCGGAGTCCATCACAATAAAGTGATTATTTTCAGCGCTTAACCTATAATAACGGCGAAAACTGGCATCTGCGGTTATTGCATTAAGCGCATAGGATTGCTCACCAAAGTGAGTATTAATAAACTGTTGTAAACTCTCAAAGCGTGTCATTTTATAAGCTATCTATTTTTCACTAATTACTTTGCCATTGTTTTCCTTTATTATGTATAGCTTGTAACTAATCACAGAGCATAAAGGTCGATAAATGAGCAAAACCTGGGGCATTTTGATGCTAAGCGTACTGAGCGCACCATCGCTTGCCGAAACTGAACTGACACACAACTTTTGTGGCACTTCAATGCAAACCAGAGCTTGGCAACCGCTTGCTGGCCTTGAGCTTGGAACGGTTGATATCAGCGCTGATGACGTTGAGCTTTTAGGCACACAAAGCGCTGAATTTACTGGCAATGTTGATATTAACACCGTTAACATGAGTTTGTCCGCACAATCAGCACTGATTGATAAACAACGTGGCCTGCTTAATGCCACTGGCCCAATTACCTATCGCGATTATGTAAGCCACGTACAAAGTTCGGGCTTAAATGCCGATTTAAATAACTCAGCATTTAGTTTATTAGGCGCACAATACAGCCTAACACAACAACAAGGTAAAGGCGGCGCGGAAAAGCTCACCATCGATAAGTCTGGCTTAATGCTGATGAATGCAAGCTTTACTGCGTGCCCAGGTAATACGCCTGTGTGGGCTATTGAAGCCGATGAAATAAACTTATCACGTGAAGAAGGCTGGGGCGAAACCTACAATGCCGTGCTACGTATTTTAGATACGCCAGTACTCTATTTACCTTATTTTACTTTCCCACTCGATGAGCGCCGTAAGTCAGGCTTATTAACGCCCAGCTTTTCAAGTTCAGATCGCTATGGGTTAGAAACGATTACGCCTTATTATTGGAATATTGCCCCTAATTATGATGCCACTATTACCCCGCGTTATATGTCACGTAAAGGGCTACAGTTACAAACTGAATTTAGATATTTAACCCCAGAGCACCAAGGTTTAGTGGCTGTAGAATATTTAAATAATGATGACTCAGAGCCTGAACTTAACGAGCGCTTTTTGTTTCATTGGCAACAAAAAAGTTATATTGGTGAAGACTGGCGAGCCAGTATTGATATTACCAATGTTAGTGATGACAACTACCTAACTGATTTAAACTCCGCTTATGCCAGTAAAACCGATACGCAGCTTTATCGCACCGGCTCGCTAACTCATATGGGCGAAATGTGGCGTACTGATATAAAAGTGCAAAACTTTGAAGTACTCGGTGACCACTTAGAATCATACACGGCGTTACCACAAATTAGCTTTACCCAAACTACCCCATGGAAAATTGATTATTTCGACTTTAGTGTTTCAGGCGAGCTGAGCCATTTTACTAACAGCTCTGCGGTAATTGACCAAGCTACTCGGGTGCACATCGAACCTAAAGCACGCTTTGATTACAAAGAGTATGCCTGGTCATTTTTATCTGAAGTGAGCTTATTGCAAACTAACTATAAACAAGACGGTGATTTACAGGGTACACAGTATAGCGATAATGTTTCGCGTACTTTGCCTAAAGTGCGCTTATATTCTCAGCTTAACTTTGAGCGCGACACCTCAATTTTTATTGACGATGGTATTCAAACTCTAGAGCCACAAATTCAGTATTTATATACGCCTAATAAAGATCAGTCTGACATTGGCTTATACGATACCACCAAGTTACAAGATGACTTTTTTGGTTTATTCAGGGATGCGCGTTTTTCAAGTGTTGACCGAATTGCCGCAGCTAATCAATTTACGCTCGGGGCTACAACGCGTTTATTTGATAAGAAAAATGAAGAAGTATTTAACTTCAGCGCAGGCCAAATATTTTATTTAAGTGATTCAGCCAAGCCTACAGAGCAAGGGCTTAATAGCGATAGTAACTACAATGCCTTGTTTGCAGCGCAAACCATGTTACATTGGCACCGCCGCTGGTATTTATCGGGTGGTATTCAGTACGACACGGATGGCAAGCAAATTATCCAGTCAAATTTAACCTTAGACTACAAAGGTGACGATAATCAGCTGGTTCAATTGAACCATCGCTATGCAAATGATGTCTCAGGAAATACAATCGAGCAAGCGGGCTTATTTACAAGCATCCCTATCAGTGACGAGTGGCAATTTATTGCAAGTTACCATCGCGATCTTGATAATAACCGCAGTATTGAAGTATTTAGTGGATTACAGTATGAATCGTGCTGTTGGGCGTTCCAAATTACTGGCCATCGCCAAATTGAAACTGATTTAAATCAGTCAATTGGGCAACCCCAAGCCACTTTTGATTCGAGTATTCGTTTGAATTTTGTATTAAAAGGGCTTGGTAGTAAAAGCCGTTACGATGCTCAAAAATTATTACAACAAGGTATTTTTGGTTATCGTAGGCCGTATTTTCTTAATGACTAAACTGCTTTATTTATAGTAAAAATTTACAAATAACTATATCAATTTAGCCGTATTTAGCATTACAACAGTACTATTAGTAAGAGTAGTAAAAAGAATATGAATTTAAAAAAATTATTAACATCAGCAGTTTTAACGTTCAGCTTATGCCAAAGTGCATTTGCCGCCCCTGTCGAAATAGATAAAGTAATTGGTATTGTAAACCAAGGCGTTATTTTAAAAAGTGAAGTTGACACCATTGTTGATCGCGTAAAAAAACAAGCAGAAGAACAAAACCAACAGCTGCCAAAAGACGAAACACTGCGTGTTCAGGCGATTGAGCGTTTAGTAAATCAAACCTTGATGATGCAGATGGCTGAGCGTATGGGCTTAGAAATTTCAGATAGCCAGCTTGACCAAACCCTTGCCAACATGGCTAAAGAGCAAGGCGGTACAATTGCTGATTTGCGTCGTACTATTGAAGCATCGGGTGAGAGCTTTCAAGCTTACCGCGAAGAAATTCGTAAAGAGATAACCACGCAACAAGTTACGCGTGCAAACGTAGACCGCCGTATATATGTAAGCGACCAAGAAATTGATAACCTACTAAAAATTATGGATAGCCAAGGCCAAAATGCCGAAGAATATGATATTGGTCATATTCTTATCGATATTCCAAGTGGTGCAAGTGCTGACGACGTAAGCTCAGCAAAAACACGCGCAGACAAAGTTATTGAGCTGCTGCAAGACGGCCAAGAATTTAAGCGTATTGCCATTTCATCATCAAGTGGCTCAAAAGCCCTTGAGGGCGGCCAATTAGGCTGGATGGGCATTAACGAAATGCCATCGTTATTTGCAGAAGCTGTAAAAGGTAAAAAGAAAGATGCGATTATTGGTCCACTTCGTTCCGGTGCGGGTTTCCACATCATTAAAGTACAAGACGTACGTGGCCGCCAAGTAGTAGAAACCACTGAAGTTAAATCTCGTCATATTCTTATTAAGCCTTCTATCATTTTAAGTGAAGAAAAAGCACGCACTATGCTAGCAGGCTTTGTTAAAGATTTACGCGCCGGCGATGCTGACTTTGCAGAACTTGCTAAAGAGTACTCACAAGACCCCGGTTCAGCACTTAAAGGTGGTCAATACGATTGGACTGATCCAACCACCTACGTGCCTGCGTTTAGAGATACGTTACTATCACTTGATAAAAACGAAATCAGCGAACCATTTAGAAGTCAGTTTGGCTGGCACATTGTGCAGTTACTAGATAAACGTGTTGCAGATAAGACCGAGCAAGCTAAACGTAATCGTGCACATGGCATGTTGTTTAATCGTAAATTTAAAGAGGAAAGCTTTAACTGGCAGCAAGAAATGCGCGAACAAGCCCATGTTGAAATTTTCCCAATAGACGAATAATTATGACTTTAAGAATTGCGGTAACCCCCGGAGAGCCTGCAGGCATTGGCCCAGACTTGCTATTAAAACTGGCACAGCATAGCTGGGATGCGCAACTAGTAGCGATTGCAGATGCATCGCTACTAAAACAGCGCGCTAAGCATTTAGGTTTAAACATTGAATTAATTGAATTTGATGAACAAGCCAAAGCAATGCCAACAGCAGCAGGCAGCTTATATATTAAGCAGATTGATTTAGCAGAGCCCGTTGAGCTTGGCGTGCTTAATGACGCTAATGGGCAATACGTTTTAGATACATTACGTATTGCCAGCGAGAAGAATATGGATGGCACATTTGATGCCGTTGTTACGGGGCCTGTTCACAAGGGTATTATTAACCAAGCCGGCATTTCTTTTAGTGGCCATACTGAGTACTTTGCTCAGCAATCAGGTACTGCTGATGTGGTTATGTTATTAGCCACCGAAGGTCTGCGTGTTGCCCTAGTAACAACACATATTCCGCTTGCTTATGTTTCTCGTGCCATTACGCAAGAGCGACTAGTTAAAGTGGCTAATATTCTTAATCATGACTTGAAAACGAAATTTGGTATTGAGCAACCGCGTATTTTAGTCTGTGGCTTAAACCCGCACGCTGGTGAAGATGGCCATTTAGGCCGCGAAGAAATCGACACGATAACGCCTACACTTGACATACTAAGAGCTGAAGGGATGAACTTAATCGGTCCTTTACCAGCAGATACATTATTTCAAGATAAATACCTAAATGAAGCCGATGCAGTACTGGCTATGTATCACGATCAGGGATTACCTGTGCTAAAATACAAAGGATTTGGTAAGTCAGTGAATATAACTCTTGGCCTTCCATTTATCCGCACTTCAGTCGACCACGGTACTGCGCTTGATTTAGCCGGTACAGGCGATGCTGATGTTGGCAGTTTTGAATTAGCGATCCGCGAAGCAATTAAGCTCGCCCATGAAAAAGCACAGAATCAATGACCGATAAAGTACACTTAGGACACCGCGCCCGTAAACGTTTTGGCCAAAACTTTTTATTCGATGAGTCAATCATCGACAAAATCGTCACCGCTATCGATCCTAAACCGCAAGATAATTTAGTAGAAATTGGCCCAGGTCTAGGCGCTATTACCGAGCCTGTTGCCGATTTAAGTGGCCATTTAACGGTTGTTGAGCTAGATAAAGATTTAGCCCAGCGTTTAATTGAACACCCATTTTTAGGGCCAAAATTAACCGTAAACCAAGGCGATGCAATGAAGTTTGATTTTGCAAGCCTAGTTAAAGATGACAAAAAACTAAAAGTATTCGGCAACCTGCCGTACAACATTTCAACGCCTTTGTTGTTTCACCTGTTTGAATTTGCCGATCATATTGAGCACATGCACTTTATGCTGCAAAAAGAAGTGGTAAAGCGCATGGTAGCAGGCCCTGGTAGTAAAACCTTTGGTCGCTTGAGTGTGATGACTCAGTATTATTGTCATGCGATGCCTGTGGTAGAGGTACCGCCTGAATGCTTTAAACCGGCACCTAAAGTCGATTCTGCGGTTATTCGCTTAATCCCTAAAAAGGCACAGCAGCGTACCGCTAAAAGCGTTAAAATATTAAACACCGTTTGTTTAGAAGCGTTTAATCAGCGCCGTAAAACGTTGCGTAACAGCCTTGGCAACCTTCTAACCGCTGACGAATTAACCAGCATTGGCATTGATATTACTTTGCGAGCTGAGAGCCTGTCGTTACAACAATTTATTGATATAGCTAACTGGATTTATGACAACAAGCAGTAATATAGGATCACCTGTAAAGGTATCTGTTGAAACGTTTTATGTAGAAGAGCAATCGCAACCTGAACTAGATAAGTTTGTGTTCGCCTACTCCGTTACTATAAAAAACCACAGTTTATGCAGTGCAAAGTTACTTAGCCGTTATTGGCTAATTACTGATGCCAATGGCAAAGAAGTAGAAGTGCAAGGCGAAGGTGTGGTCGGTGAAACCCCAGATATAGCCCCAGGTGAAAGCTACAAATATACCAGTGGTGCAATAATAGATACACCGGTAGGCACCATGCAGGGACATTACACTTTACGTAACGAGTTTGGTGCTGAATTTAAAGCACCCATAAACGTATTCCGCTTAGCCTGTCCTAATATCTTACACTGACAAAAACAGGTAACAATGGCCGACTACGCGATAGGTGATTTACAAGGCTGCTTTGACGAATTTAGTTTATTGTTAAAGCAAGTCGACTTTAACCCTAGCAAAGATCACTTATATTTAGTGGGTGATATTGTCGCTCGCGGCCCAGACTCTAAAGCGTGCCTTGATTATATTTATCAACATCAAGACAGCGTTAGCGTCACATTAGGCAATCATGACTTACACATGATTGCCTGTTATTTAAATAATGTTACACCTAACCCCAAAGACAGACTCACTGCACTGTTTAAC contains:
- the surA gene encoding peptidylprolyl isomerase SurA, translating into MNLKKLLTSAVLTFSLCQSAFAAPVEIDKVIGIVNQGVILKSEVDTIVDRVKKQAEEQNQQLPKDETLRVQAIERLVNQTLMMQMAERMGLEISDSQLDQTLANMAKEQGGTIADLRRTIEASGESFQAYREEIRKEITTQQVTRANVDRRIYVSDQEIDNLLKIMDSQGQNAEEYDIGHILIDIPSGASADDVSSAKTRADKVIELLQDGQEFKRIAISSSSGSKALEGGQLGWMGINEMPSLFAEAVKGKKKDAIIGPLRSGAGFHIIKVQDVRGRQVVETTEVKSRHILIKPSIILSEEKARTMLAGFVKDLRAGDADFAELAKEYSQDPGSALKGGQYDWTDPTTYVPAFRDTLLSLDKNEISEPFRSQFGWHIVQLLDKRVADKTEQAKRNRAHGMLFNRKFKEESFNWQQEMREQAHVEIFPIDE
- the lptD gene encoding LPS assembly protein LptD → MSKTWGILMLSVLSAPSLAETELTHNFCGTSMQTRAWQPLAGLELGTVDISADDVELLGTQSAEFTGNVDINTVNMSLSAQSALIDKQRGLLNATGPITYRDYVSHVQSSGLNADLNNSAFSLLGAQYSLTQQQGKGGAEKLTIDKSGLMLMNASFTACPGNTPVWAIEADEINLSREEGWGETYNAVLRILDTPVLYLPYFTFPLDERRKSGLLTPSFSSSDRYGLETITPYYWNIAPNYDATITPRYMSRKGLQLQTEFRYLTPEHQGLVAVEYLNNDDSEPELNERFLFHWQQKSYIGEDWRASIDITNVSDDNYLTDLNSAYASKTDTQLYRTGSLTHMGEMWRTDIKVQNFEVLGDHLESYTALPQISFTQTTPWKIDYFDFSVSGELSHFTNSSAVIDQATRVHIEPKARFDYKEYAWSFLSEVSLLQTNYKQDGDLQGTQYSDNVSRTLPKVRLYSQLNFERDTSIFIDDGIQTLEPQIQYLYTPNKDQSDIGLYDTTKLQDDFFGLFRDARFSSVDRIAAANQFTLGATTRLFDKKNEEVFNFSAGQIFYLSDSAKPTEQGLNSDSNYNALFAAQTMLHWHRRWYLSGGIQYDTDGKQIIQSNLTLDYKGDDNQLVQLNHRYANDVSGNTIEQAGLFTSIPISDEWQFIASYHRDLDNNRSIEVFSGLQYESCCWAFQITGHRQIETDLNQSIGQPQATFDSSIRLNFVLKGLGSKSRYDAQKLLQQGIFGYRRPYFLND
- the apaG gene encoding Co2+/Mg2+ efflux protein ApaG — encoded protein: MTTSSNIGSPVKVSVETFYVEEQSQPELDKFVFAYSVTIKNHSLCSAKLLSRYWLITDANGKEVEVQGEGVVGETPDIAPGESYKYTSGAIIDTPVGTMQGHYTLRNEFGAEFKAPINVFRLACPNILH
- the pdxA gene encoding 4-hydroxythreonine-4-phosphate dehydrogenase PdxA, which produces MTLRIAVTPGEPAGIGPDLLLKLAQHSWDAQLVAIADASLLKQRAKHLGLNIELIEFDEQAKAMPTAAGSLYIKQIDLAEPVELGVLNDANGQYVLDTLRIASEKNMDGTFDAVVTGPVHKGIINQAGISFSGHTEYFAQQSGTADVVMLLATEGLRVALVTTHIPLAYVSRAITQERLVKVANILNHDLKTKFGIEQPRILVCGLNPHAGEDGHLGREEIDTITPTLDILRAEGMNLIGPLPADTLFQDKYLNEADAVLAMYHDQGLPVLKYKGFGKSVNITLGLPFIRTSVDHGTALDLAGTGDADVGSFELAIREAIKLAHEKAQNQ
- the rsmA gene encoding 16S rRNA (adenine(1518)-N(6)/adenine(1519)-N(6))-dimethyltransferase RsmA; protein product: MTDKVHLGHRARKRFGQNFLFDESIIDKIVTAIDPKPQDNLVEIGPGLGAITEPVADLSGHLTVVELDKDLAQRLIEHPFLGPKLTVNQGDAMKFDFASLVKDDKKLKVFGNLPYNISTPLLFHLFEFADHIEHMHFMLQKEVVKRMVAGPGSKTFGRLSVMTQYYCHAMPVVEVPPECFKPAPKVDSAVIRLIPKKAQQRTAKSVKILNTVCLEAFNQRRKTLRNSLGNLLTADELTSIGIDITLRAESLSLQQFIDIANWIYDNKQ